The Brassica napus cultivar Da-Ae chromosome C7, Da-Ae, whole genome shotgun sequence genome has a segment encoding these proteins:
- the LOC106391094 gene encoding serine/threonine-protein kinase MHK isoform X1, producing MERYKFLEELGDGTCGSVYKAVNLETYEVVAVKKMKRKFYYWEECMNLREVKALRKLNHPHIIKLKEIAREHNELFFIFECMDHNLYQIMKEREQRPFSEGEIRSFMSQMLQGLSHMHKNGYFHRDLKPENLLVTNNILKIADFGLAREVASMPPYTEYVSTRWYRAPEVLLQSSSYTPAVGTFSKIFFCFITLQYSLTFKITADMWAVGAILAELFAISPLFPGESEIDQLYKICSVLGKPDWTTFPEAKSISRIMSISHTEFPQTRIADLLPNASPEAIDLITRLCSWDPLKRPTADEALNHPFFNMATQASYPLHDLELRLNTMAAEMPNLELNLWDFNTKQDECFLGLTLAVKPSAPKLEMVCNASQDMSENFLFCPMVNNDREPSVFWSLLSPDENRVHAPVESCPLSLSFSPVQQHTSVGPPPQSTTGFTMGSSMQPNMLDRPWMAVSAPFQQTHYL from the exons ATGGAAAg ATATAAGTTTCTGGAAGAGCTTGGTGATGGTACATGTGGCAGTGTATATAAGGCTGTCAATCTTGAAACATATGAAGTT GTTGCTGTTAAGAAGATGAAGCGAAAGTTTTATTATTGGGAAGAGTGCATGAATCTGCGAGAAGTAAAG GCTCTTCGTAAGCTAAACCATCCTCACATCATAAAGTTGAAGGAGATTGCGAGGGAACATAACGAGCTTTTCTTCATCTTTGAGTGCATG GATCACAATCTATACCAAATAATGAAAGAAAGGGAACAAAGACCTTTCTCTGAGGGAGAGATAAGAAGTTTCATGTCTCAGATGCTTCAAGGCCTCTCACACATGCATAAAAATGGTTACTTCCATAGAGACCTGAAACCAG AGAATTTGCTGGTGACCAACAACATCCTGAAAATTGCTGACTTTGGACTGGCTAGAGAAGTTGCATCTATGCCTCCTTATACTGAATATGTGTCTACACGTTG GTATCGAGCTCCAGAAGTTTTACTACAGTCTTCCTCATACACTCCTGCAGTTGGTACTTTCTCAAAAATCTTTTTCTGCTTCATCACTTTACAATATAgtttaacatttaaaataacTGCAGACATGTGGGCAGTGGGGGCAATATTAGCTGAGCTTTTCGCTATTTCTCCCTTATTTCCTGGTGAAAG TGAGATAGATCAACTATACAAGATTTGCTCTGTTCTTGGCAAGCCTGACTGGACCACATTTCCTGAAGCAAAAAGCATATCTCGGATCATGAGCATTAGCCACACAGAG TTTCCTCAAACAAGGATTGCTGATCTACTCCCCAATGCTTCCCCTGAAGCTATTGATTTGATCACT AGACTTTGCTCATGGGATCCATTGAAACGACCCACTGCTGATGAGGCGCTAAACCATcccttcttcaat ATGGCTACGCAGGCTTCTTATCCTCTACATGACCTTGAGTTGAGGCTTAACACCATGG CAGCGGAGATGCCTAACCTTGAGCTTAACCTCTGGGACTTCAACACAAAACAAGATGAATGTTTTCTCGGCTTGACCCTGGCTGTAAAACCAAGTGCTCCTAAACTAG AAATGGTCTGCAATGCATCTCAGGACATGAGTGAG aactTTCTCTTTTGCCCTATGGTTAACAATGATCGTGAACCATCAG TTTTCTGGTCTCTGCTCTCCCCTGATGAAAACCGCGTCCACGCACCTGTTGAATCATGTCCTCTATCTCTGTCCTTCAG TCCAGTGCAGCAACACACAAGCGTGGGACCTCCACCACAGTCAACAACAGGGTTCACCATGGGATCATCAATGCAACCGAACATGTTGGACCGCCCATGGATGGCTGTGTCTGCGCCGtttcaacaaactcattacCTCTGA
- the LOC106391094 gene encoding serine/threonine-protein kinase MHK isoform X2, with amino-acid sequence MERYKFLEELGDGTCGSVYKAVNLETYEVVAVKKMKRKFYYWEECMNLREVKALRKLNHPHIIKLKEIAREHNELFFIFECMDHNLYQIMKEREQRPFSEGEIRSFMSQMLQGLSHMHKNGYFHRDLKPENLLVTNNILKIADFGLAREVASMPPYTEYVSTRWYRAPEVLLQSSSYTPAVGTFSKIFFCFITLQYSLTFKITADMWAVGAILAELFAISPLFPGESEIDQLYKICSVLGKPDWTTFPEAKSISRIMSISHTEFPQTRIADLLPNASPEAIDLITRLCSWDPLKRPTADEALNHPFFNMATQASYPLHDLELRLNTMAEMPNLELNLWDFNTKQDECFLGLTLAVKPSAPKLEMVCNASQDMSENFLFCPMVNNDREPSVFWSLLSPDENRVHAPVESCPLSLSFSPVQQHTSVGPPPQSTTGFTMGSSMQPNMLDRPWMAVSAPFQQTHYL; translated from the exons ATGGAAAg ATATAAGTTTCTGGAAGAGCTTGGTGATGGTACATGTGGCAGTGTATATAAGGCTGTCAATCTTGAAACATATGAAGTT GTTGCTGTTAAGAAGATGAAGCGAAAGTTTTATTATTGGGAAGAGTGCATGAATCTGCGAGAAGTAAAG GCTCTTCGTAAGCTAAACCATCCTCACATCATAAAGTTGAAGGAGATTGCGAGGGAACATAACGAGCTTTTCTTCATCTTTGAGTGCATG GATCACAATCTATACCAAATAATGAAAGAAAGGGAACAAAGACCTTTCTCTGAGGGAGAGATAAGAAGTTTCATGTCTCAGATGCTTCAAGGCCTCTCACACATGCATAAAAATGGTTACTTCCATAGAGACCTGAAACCAG AGAATTTGCTGGTGACCAACAACATCCTGAAAATTGCTGACTTTGGACTGGCTAGAGAAGTTGCATCTATGCCTCCTTATACTGAATATGTGTCTACACGTTG GTATCGAGCTCCAGAAGTTTTACTACAGTCTTCCTCATACACTCCTGCAGTTGGTACTTTCTCAAAAATCTTTTTCTGCTTCATCACTTTACAATATAgtttaacatttaaaataacTGCAGACATGTGGGCAGTGGGGGCAATATTAGCTGAGCTTTTCGCTATTTCTCCCTTATTTCCTGGTGAAAG TGAGATAGATCAACTATACAAGATTTGCTCTGTTCTTGGCAAGCCTGACTGGACCACATTTCCTGAAGCAAAAAGCATATCTCGGATCATGAGCATTAGCCACACAGAG TTTCCTCAAACAAGGATTGCTGATCTACTCCCCAATGCTTCCCCTGAAGCTATTGATTTGATCACT AGACTTTGCTCATGGGATCCATTGAAACGACCCACTGCTGATGAGGCGCTAAACCATcccttcttcaat ATGGCTACGCAGGCTTCTTATCCTCTACATGACCTTGAGTTGAGGCTTAACACCATGG CGGAGATGCCTAACCTTGAGCTTAACCTCTGGGACTTCAACACAAAACAAGATGAATGTTTTCTCGGCTTGACCCTGGCTGTAAAACCAAGTGCTCCTAAACTAG AAATGGTCTGCAATGCATCTCAGGACATGAGTGAG aactTTCTCTTTTGCCCTATGGTTAACAATGATCGTGAACCATCAG TTTTCTGGTCTCTGCTCTCCCCTGATGAAAACCGCGTCCACGCACCTGTTGAATCATGTCCTCTATCTCTGTCCTTCAG TCCAGTGCAGCAACACACAAGCGTGGGACCTCCACCACAGTCAACAACAGGGTTCACCATGGGATCATCAATGCAACCGAACATGTTGGACCGCCCATGGATGGCTGTGTCTGCGCCGtttcaacaaactcattacCTCTGA
- the LOC106391094 gene encoding serine/threonine-protein kinase MHK isoform X4, which translates to MERYKFLEELGDGTCGSVYKAVNLETYEVVAVKKMKRKFYYWEECMNLREVKALRKLNHPHIIKLKEIAREHNELFFIFECMDHNLYQIMKEREQRPFSEGEIRSFMSQMLQGLSHMHKNGYFHRDLKPENLLVTNNILKIADFGLAREVASMPPYTEYVSTRWYRAPEVLLQSSSYTPAVDMWAVGAILAELFAISPLFPGESEIDQLYKICSVLGKPDWTTFPEAKSISRIMSISHTEFPQTRIADLLPNASPEAIDLITRLCSWDPLKRPTADEALNHPFFNMATQASYPLHDLELRLNTMAEMPNLELNLWDFNTKQDECFLGLTLAVKPSAPKLEMVCNASQDMSENFLFCPMVNNDREPSVFWSLLSPDENRVHAPVESCPLSLSFSPVQQHTSVGPPPQSTTGFTMGSSMQPNMLDRPWMAVSAPFQQTHYL; encoded by the exons ATGGAAAg ATATAAGTTTCTGGAAGAGCTTGGTGATGGTACATGTGGCAGTGTATATAAGGCTGTCAATCTTGAAACATATGAAGTT GTTGCTGTTAAGAAGATGAAGCGAAAGTTTTATTATTGGGAAGAGTGCATGAATCTGCGAGAAGTAAAG GCTCTTCGTAAGCTAAACCATCCTCACATCATAAAGTTGAAGGAGATTGCGAGGGAACATAACGAGCTTTTCTTCATCTTTGAGTGCATG GATCACAATCTATACCAAATAATGAAAGAAAGGGAACAAAGACCTTTCTCTGAGGGAGAGATAAGAAGTTTCATGTCTCAGATGCTTCAAGGCCTCTCACACATGCATAAAAATGGTTACTTCCATAGAGACCTGAAACCAG AGAATTTGCTGGTGACCAACAACATCCTGAAAATTGCTGACTTTGGACTGGCTAGAGAAGTTGCATCTATGCCTCCTTATACTGAATATGTGTCTACACGTTG GTATCGAGCTCCAGAAGTTTTACTACAGTCTTCCTCATACACTCCTGCAGTTG ACATGTGGGCAGTGGGGGCAATATTAGCTGAGCTTTTCGCTATTTCTCCCTTATTTCCTGGTGAAAG TGAGATAGATCAACTATACAAGATTTGCTCTGTTCTTGGCAAGCCTGACTGGACCACATTTCCTGAAGCAAAAAGCATATCTCGGATCATGAGCATTAGCCACACAGAG TTTCCTCAAACAAGGATTGCTGATCTACTCCCCAATGCTTCCCCTGAAGCTATTGATTTGATCACT AGACTTTGCTCATGGGATCCATTGAAACGACCCACTGCTGATGAGGCGCTAAACCATcccttcttcaat ATGGCTACGCAGGCTTCTTATCCTCTACATGACCTTGAGTTGAGGCTTAACACCATGG CGGAGATGCCTAACCTTGAGCTTAACCTCTGGGACTTCAACACAAAACAAGATGAATGTTTTCTCGGCTTGACCCTGGCTGTAAAACCAAGTGCTCCTAAACTAG AAATGGTCTGCAATGCATCTCAGGACATGAGTGAG aactTTCTCTTTTGCCCTATGGTTAACAATGATCGTGAACCATCAG TTTTCTGGTCTCTGCTCTCCCCTGATGAAAACCGCGTCCACGCACCTGTTGAATCATGTCCTCTATCTCTGTCCTTCAG TCCAGTGCAGCAACACACAAGCGTGGGACCTCCACCACAGTCAACAACAGGGTTCACCATGGGATCATCAATGCAACCGAACATGTTGGACCGCCCATGGATGGCTGTGTCTGCGCCGtttcaacaaactcattacCTCTGA
- the LOC106391097 gene encoding uncharacterized protein LOC106391097 isoform X1 — MTTMMVVNSFDLWQKDVFFSAAEEVQKSADIMESAYRLWIRGKKDDIFKELQAALGTAKWQLEEFEKAVRLSHRQCGDDSTSTTRHKQFVAAIENQIHRVEAPLQETYSENGKEPLRWVNLSEEERDDLAMFLSGSSLTSHSFSSESSIKSNVAEVTNDVNGSECVIDIQESAKPRNAEKTAGTRRTWSSPDFSSLRIIVPGDNEQEEEKLVTQIEATPKVKGSKPVLWMQRLPDHTQIGCFQNPIRLSFNHPIKLTVSLMLMVFLLLFKTMQYPS, encoded by the exons ATGACGACGATGATGGTAGTTAACAGCTTCGATTTATGGCAAAAGGATGTTTTCTTCTCTGCAGCTGAAGAAGTACAAAAGTCTGCAGatat AATGGAGTCTGCTTATAGATTGTGGATTAGAGGGAAGAAAGATGACATCTTTAAGGAACTTCAAGCAGCTTTGGGTACTGCCAAATGGCAG TTGGAGGAGTTTGAGAAAGCAGTCAGATTGAGCCATAGGCAGTGTGGGGATGATTCAACATCCACAACACGGCACAAACAGTTTGTTGCCGCTATAGAAAACCAGATTCATCGCGTTGAAGCCCCACTGCAAGAAACTTATAGTGAAAATGGAAAAGAACCCCTCCGTTGGGTTAATCTcagtgaagaagagagagacgaCTTGGCCATGTTTCTCTCTGGATCTTCTTTAACCTCACATAGCTTTAGTAGTGAAAGCAGCATCAAGTCGAATGTAGCTGAAGTTACAAATGACGTTAATGGCTCTGAATGTGTCATAGACATTCAAGAAAGCGCAAAACCAAGAAATGCAGAGAAAACAGCGGGGACAAgaaggacatggagttcaccagaTTTCAGTTCCTTGAGGATTATAGTTCCTGGTGATAAtgaacaagaagaggagaaacTAGTGACACAAATCGAAGCTACTCCTAAAGTGAAAGGAAGTAAGCCTGTCTTGTGGATGCAGAGACTTCCTGATCATACTCAG ATTGGTTGCTTCCAAAATCCGATACGCTTATCATTTAACCATCCCATCAAGCTCACTGTTTCCTTAATGCTAATGGTGTTTCTTCTAT TGTTTAAAACGATGCAGTACCCTTCGTAG
- the LOC106391094 gene encoding serine/threonine-protein kinase MHK isoform X3, protein MERYKFLEELGDGTCGSVYKAVNLETYEVVAVKKMKRKFYYWEECMNLREVKALRKLNHPHIIKLKEIAREHNELFFIFECMDHNLYQIMKEREQRPFSEGEIRSFMSQMLQGLSHMHKNGYFHRDLKPENLLVTNNILKIADFGLAREVASMPPYTEYVSTRWYRAPEVLLQSSSYTPAVDMWAVGAILAELFAISPLFPGESEIDQLYKICSVLGKPDWTTFPEAKSISRIMSISHTEFPQTRIADLLPNASPEAIDLITRLCSWDPLKRPTADEALNHPFFNMATQASYPLHDLELRLNTMAAEMPNLELNLWDFNTKQDECFLGLTLAVKPSAPKLEMVCNASQDMSENFLFCPMVNNDREPSVFWSLLSPDENRVHAPVESCPLSLSFSPVQQHTSVGPPPQSTTGFTMGSSMQPNMLDRPWMAVSAPFQQTHYL, encoded by the exons ATGGAAAg ATATAAGTTTCTGGAAGAGCTTGGTGATGGTACATGTGGCAGTGTATATAAGGCTGTCAATCTTGAAACATATGAAGTT GTTGCTGTTAAGAAGATGAAGCGAAAGTTTTATTATTGGGAAGAGTGCATGAATCTGCGAGAAGTAAAG GCTCTTCGTAAGCTAAACCATCCTCACATCATAAAGTTGAAGGAGATTGCGAGGGAACATAACGAGCTTTTCTTCATCTTTGAGTGCATG GATCACAATCTATACCAAATAATGAAAGAAAGGGAACAAAGACCTTTCTCTGAGGGAGAGATAAGAAGTTTCATGTCTCAGATGCTTCAAGGCCTCTCACACATGCATAAAAATGGTTACTTCCATAGAGACCTGAAACCAG AGAATTTGCTGGTGACCAACAACATCCTGAAAATTGCTGACTTTGGACTGGCTAGAGAAGTTGCATCTATGCCTCCTTATACTGAATATGTGTCTACACGTTG GTATCGAGCTCCAGAAGTTTTACTACAGTCTTCCTCATACACTCCTGCAGTTG ACATGTGGGCAGTGGGGGCAATATTAGCTGAGCTTTTCGCTATTTCTCCCTTATTTCCTGGTGAAAG TGAGATAGATCAACTATACAAGATTTGCTCTGTTCTTGGCAAGCCTGACTGGACCACATTTCCTGAAGCAAAAAGCATATCTCGGATCATGAGCATTAGCCACACAGAG TTTCCTCAAACAAGGATTGCTGATCTACTCCCCAATGCTTCCCCTGAAGCTATTGATTTGATCACT AGACTTTGCTCATGGGATCCATTGAAACGACCCACTGCTGATGAGGCGCTAAACCATcccttcttcaat ATGGCTACGCAGGCTTCTTATCCTCTACATGACCTTGAGTTGAGGCTTAACACCATGG CAGCGGAGATGCCTAACCTTGAGCTTAACCTCTGGGACTTCAACACAAAACAAGATGAATGTTTTCTCGGCTTGACCCTGGCTGTAAAACCAAGTGCTCCTAAACTAG AAATGGTCTGCAATGCATCTCAGGACATGAGTGAG aactTTCTCTTTTGCCCTATGGTTAACAATGATCGTGAACCATCAG TTTTCTGGTCTCTGCTCTCCCCTGATGAAAACCGCGTCCACGCACCTGTTGAATCATGTCCTCTATCTCTGTCCTTCAG TCCAGTGCAGCAACACACAAGCGTGGGACCTCCACCACAGTCAACAACAGGGTTCACCATGGGATCATCAATGCAACCGAACATGTTGGACCGCCCATGGATGGCTGTGTCTGCGCCGtttcaacaaactcattacCTCTGA
- the LOC106391097 gene encoding uncharacterized protein LOC106391097 isoform X2, with protein MTTMMVVNSFDLWQKDVFFSAAEEVQKSADIMESAYRLWIRGKKDDIFKELQAALGTAKWQLEEFEKAVRLSHRQCGDDSTSTTRHKQFVAAIENQIHRVEAPLQETYSENGKEPLRWVNLSEEERDDLAMFLSGSSLTSHSFSSESSIKSNVAEVTNDVNGSECVIDIQESAKPRNAEKTAGTRRTWSSPDFSSLRIIVPGDNEQEEEKLVTQIEATPKVKGSKPVLWMQRLPDHTQIGCFQNPIRLSFNHPIKLTVSLMLMVFLLLPFVVYSS; from the exons ATGACGACGATGATGGTAGTTAACAGCTTCGATTTATGGCAAAAGGATGTTTTCTTCTCTGCAGCTGAAGAAGTACAAAAGTCTGCAGatat AATGGAGTCTGCTTATAGATTGTGGATTAGAGGGAAGAAAGATGACATCTTTAAGGAACTTCAAGCAGCTTTGGGTACTGCCAAATGGCAG TTGGAGGAGTTTGAGAAAGCAGTCAGATTGAGCCATAGGCAGTGTGGGGATGATTCAACATCCACAACACGGCACAAACAGTTTGTTGCCGCTATAGAAAACCAGATTCATCGCGTTGAAGCCCCACTGCAAGAAACTTATAGTGAAAATGGAAAAGAACCCCTCCGTTGGGTTAATCTcagtgaagaagagagagacgaCTTGGCCATGTTTCTCTCTGGATCTTCTTTAACCTCACATAGCTTTAGTAGTGAAAGCAGCATCAAGTCGAATGTAGCTGAAGTTACAAATGACGTTAATGGCTCTGAATGTGTCATAGACATTCAAGAAAGCGCAAAACCAAGAAATGCAGAGAAAACAGCGGGGACAAgaaggacatggagttcaccagaTTTCAGTTCCTTGAGGATTATAGTTCCTGGTGATAAtgaacaagaagaggagaaacTAGTGACACAAATCGAAGCTACTCCTAAAGTGAAAGGAAGTAAGCCTGTCTTGTGGATGCAGAGACTTCCTGATCATACTCAG ATTGGTTGCTTCCAAAATCCGATACGCTTATCATTTAACCATCCCATCAAGCTCACTGTTTCCTTAATGCTAATGGTGTTTCTTCTAT TACCCTTCGTAGTGTATTCATCTTGA